One genomic region from Carettochelys insculpta isolate YL-2023 chromosome 4, ASM3395843v1, whole genome shotgun sequence encodes:
- the PCDH7 gene encoding protocadherin-7 isoform X7 → MGKMRTLLGVMHCCCCLLLLPAPLWVSLAAAKQLLRYRLAEEGPADIRIGNVASDLGIVTGSGEVTFSLESGSDYLKIDNMTGELSTTERRIDREKLPQCQMIFDENECFLDFEVSVIGPSQSWVDLFEGRVIILDINDNTPTFPSPVLTLTVEENRPVGTLYLLPTATDRDFGRNGIERYELLQEPGGDGGRRGGGGSAAGSESALYPGGSKRRQEADGAARSSVFELQVADTPDGEKQPQLIVKGALDREQRDSYELSLRVRDGGDPARSSQAILRVLITDVNDNSPRFEKSVYEADLAENSSPGTPILQLRAADLDVGVNGQIEYVFGAATESVRRLLRLDETSGWLSVLHRIDREEVNQLRFTVMARDRGQPPKTDKATVVLNIRDENDNVPTIDIRKIGRIPLRDGVASVAEDVLVDTPIALVQVSDRDQGENGVVTCTVVGDVPFQLKPASEGEGEPQNKRKYFLHTSAPLDYEAVRDYNVVIVAVDSGSPSLSSNNSLLVRVADTNDNPPVFGQALLEVSFPENNAPGERVATVAATDADSGKNAELSYSLEPSPLSAEAPGGVFSIDPDSGDVLVQAVLDREQRDTYEFQVTARDKGVPALQGSTTVVVRVADRNDNEPRFMQDVFTFYVKENLQPNSPVGMVTVMDADRGRNAELSLSIQPGEQGQAAGIFSIENDTGTIYSTVSFDRELQTSYTFRVKAVDGGEPPRSATATVSLFVMDENDNPPAVTFPSNSSYTVLPPSSNLRTVVATVLATDADTGLNADLNYSIVGGNPFKLFEIDPASGVVSLVGKLAPKHHGLHRLVVQVNDSGQPPQSTTALLHVFVNESLSNATVVESQVARSLHTPLAQDIAGDPSYELSKQRLSIVIGVVAGIMTVVLLILVVVMARYCRSKGKHGYEAGKKDHEDFFTPQQHDKAKKPKKDKKGKKGKQPLYSSIVTVEASKPNGQRYDSVNEKLSDSPSMGRYRSVNGGPGSPDLARHYKSSSPLPTVQLHPQSPTAGKKHQAVQELPPANTFVGAGDNISIGSDHCSEYSCQASSKYSKQPFRRVTFSVVSQPQDPHQGSLQSCYDSGLEESETPSSKSSSGPRLGALPLPEDNYERTTPDGSVGEAEHMENGSTRRLA, encoded by the coding sequence ATGGGGAAGATGCGGACTCTCCTTGGCGTTatgcattgctgctgctgcttgctcctcctgcctgctccgCTCTGGGTCAGCCTGGCCGCGGCCAAGCAGCTGCTGAGGTACCGCCTGGCCGAGGAAGGACCCGCCGACATCCGCATCGGCAACGTGGCTTCGGACCTGGGCATCGTGACGGGCTCCGGGGAGGTGACATTCAGCCTGGAGTCGGGCTCCGACTACCTGAAGATCGATAACATGACCGGGGAGCTGAGCACCACGGAGCGGCGCATCGACCGCGAGAAGCTGCCGCAGTGCCAGATGATCTTCGACGAGAACGAGTGCTTCCTGGACTTCGAGGTCTCGGTCATCGGCCCCTCGcagagctgggtggacctcttCGAGGGCCGGGTCATCATCCTCGACATCAACGACAacacccccaccttcccctcGCCCGTCCTCACCCTCACCGTGGAGGAGAACCGGCCCGTGGGGACCCTCTACCTGCTCCCCACCGCCACCGACAGGGACTTCGGCCGCAACGGCATCGAGCGCTACGAGCTGCTGCAGGAGCCCGGCGGGGACGGGGGCAGACGCGGCGGCGGGGGGTCGGCGGCGGGCTCCGAGAGCGCCCTCTACCCGGGCGGCAGTAAGAGGCGGCAGGAGGCGGACGGGGCTGCCCGCAGCAGCGTGTTCGAGCTGCAGGTGGCCGACACGCCGGACGGGGAGAAGCAGCCGCAGCTGATTGTCAAGGGGGCGCTGGACCGAGAACAGAGGGACTCCTACGAGCTGAGCCTGAGGGTGCGGGACGGCGGCGACCCGGCCCGCTCCTCCCAGGCCATCCTGCGGGTGCTGATCACCGACGTGAACGACAACAGCCCCCGCTTCGAGAAGAGCGTCTACGAGGCGGACCTGGCGGAGAACAGCAGCCCCGGGACCCCCATCCTGCAGCTGCGGGCGGCCGACCTGGACGTGGGGGTGAACGGGCAGATCGAGTATGTCTTCGGGGCCGCCACCGAGTCGGTGCGGCGCCTGCTGCGGCTGGACGAGACCTCGGGCTGGCTCAGCGTCCTGCACCGCATCGACCGCGAGGAGGTGAACCAGCTGCGCTTCACCGTCATGGCCCGGGACCGCGGCCAGCCGCCCAAGACCGACAAGGCCACGGTGGTGCTCAACATCCGCGACGAGAACGACAACGTGCCCACCATCGACATCCGCAAGATCGGCCGCATCCCGCTGCGGGACGGGGTGGCCAGCGTGGCCGAGGACGTGCTGGTGGACACCCCCATCGCGCTGGTGCAGGTGTCGGACCGCGACCAGGGCGAGAACGGCGTGGTGACCTGCACGGTGGTGGGGGACGTGCCCTTCCAGCTCAAGCCGGCCAGCGAGGGCGAGGGCGAGCCGCAGAACAAGCGCAAGTACTTCCTGCACACCTCCGCCCCGCTGGACTACGAGGCCGTCCGGGACTACAACGTGGTGATCGTGGCGGTGGACtccggcagccccagcctgtccaGCAACAACTCGCTCCTGGTGCGGGTGGCCGACACGAACGACAACCCGCCGGTGTtcggccaggccctgctggaggTCTCCTTCCCGGAGAACAACGCGCCCGGCGAGCGGGTGGCCACGGTGGCGGCCACGGACGCGGACAGCGGCAAGAACGCGGAGCTGAGCTACTCGCTGGAGCCCTCGCCCCTCTCCGCCGAGGCGCCCGGCGGCGTCTTCAGCATCGACCCGGACTCCGGGGACGTGCTGGTGCAGGCGGTGCTGGACCGCGAGCAGCGCGACACCTACGAGTTCCAGGTGACGGCCCGGGACAAGGGGGTGCCGGCCCTGCAGGGCTCCACCACGGTGGTGGTGCGGGTGGCCGACCGCAACGACAACGAGCCGCGCTTCATGCAGGACGTGTTCACCTTCTACGTGAAGGAGAACCTGCAGCCCAACAGCCCCGTGGGCATGGTGACCGTCATGGACGCCGACCGGGGCCGCAACGCCGAGCTCAGCCTCTCCATCCAGCCCGGCGAGCAGGGCCAGGCCGCCGGCATCTTCTCCATCGAGAACGACACCGGCACCATCTACTCCACCGTCTCCTTCGACCGCGAGCTGCAGACCAGCTACACCTTCCGGGTCAAGGCGGTGGACGGCGGGGAGCCGCCCCGCTCGGCCACCGCCACCGTCTCGCTCTTCGTGATGGACGAGAACGACAACCCGCCGGCCGTCACCttccccagcaacagctcctacaccgtgctgcccccctccagcaaCCTGCGCACCGTGGTAGCCACCGTGCTGGCCACCGACGCGGACACGGGCCTCAACGCCGACCTCAACTACAGCATCGTGGGCGGCAACCCCTTCAAGCTCTTCGAGATCGACCCGGCCAGCGGCGTGGTGTCGCTGGTGGGCAAGCTGGCCCCCAAGCACCACGGCCTGCACCGCCTCGTGGTGCAGGTGAACGACAGCGGCCAGCCGCCCCAGTCCACCACCGCCTTGCTCCACGTCTTCGTCAACGAGAGCCTCTCCAACGCCACCGTGGTGGAGAGCCAGGTGGCCCGCAGCCTGCACACGCCCCTGGCCCAGGACATCGCCGGCGACCCCAGCTACGAGCTGAGCAAGCAGCGGCTCAGCATCGTCATCGGCGTGGTGGCCGGCATCATGACCGTGGTGCTGCTCATCCTGGTGGTGGTCATGGCCCGCTACTGCCGCTCCAAGGGCAAGCACGGCTACGAGGCGGGCAAGAAAGACCACGAGGACTTCTTCACCCCGCAGCAGCACGACAAGGCCAAGAAGCCCAAGAAGGACAAGAAGGGCAAGAAGGGGAAGCAGCCCCTCTACAGCAGCATCGTCACCGTGGAGGCCTCCAAGCCCAACGGGCAGCGCTACGACAGCGTCAACGAGAAGCTCTCCGACAGCCCCAGCATGGGCCGGTACCGCTCGGTCAACGGCGGCCCGGGCAGCCCGGACCTGGCCCGGCACTACAAATCCAGCTCGCCGCTGCCCACGGTCCAGCTTCACCCGCAGTCCCCCACCGCCGGGAAAAAGCACCAGGCCGTGCAGGAACTGCCCCCGGCCAATACTTTTGTGGGGGCCGGAGACAACATCTCCATTGGATCTGACCACTGCTCCGAGTACAGCTGTCAGGCCAGCAGCAAGTACAGCAAGCAG
- the PCDH7 gene encoding protocadherin-7 isoform X9, whose protein sequence is MGKMRTLLGVMHCCCCLLLLPAPLWVSLAAAKQLLRYRLAEEGPADIRIGNVASDLGIVTGSGEVTFSLESGSDYLKIDNMTGELSTTERRIDREKLPQCQMIFDENECFLDFEVSVIGPSQSWVDLFEGRVIILDINDNTPTFPSPVLTLTVEENRPVGTLYLLPTATDRDFGRNGIERYELLQEPGGDGGRRGGGGSAAGSESALYPGGSKRRQEADGAARSSVFELQVADTPDGEKQPQLIVKGALDREQRDSYELSLRVRDGGDPARSSQAILRVLITDVNDNSPRFEKSVYEADLAENSSPGTPILQLRAADLDVGVNGQIEYVFGAATESVRRLLRLDETSGWLSVLHRIDREEVNQLRFTVMARDRGQPPKTDKATVVLNIRDENDNVPTIDIRKIGRIPLRDGVASVAEDVLVDTPIALVQVSDRDQGENGVVTCTVVGDVPFQLKPASEGEGEPQNKRKYFLHTSAPLDYEAVRDYNVVIVAVDSGSPSLSSNNSLLVRVADTNDNPPVFGQALLEVSFPENNAPGERVATVAATDADSGKNAELSYSLEPSPLSAEAPGGVFSIDPDSGDVLVQAVLDREQRDTYEFQVTARDKGVPALQGSTTVVVRVADRNDNEPRFMQDVFTFYVKENLQPNSPVGMVTVMDADRGRNAELSLSIQPGEQGQAAGIFSIENDTGTIYSTVSFDRELQTSYTFRVKAVDGGEPPRSATATVSLFVMDENDNPPAVTFPSNSSYTVLPPSSNLRTVVATVLATDADTGLNADLNYSIVGGNPFKLFEIDPASGVVSLVGKLAPKHHGLHRLVVQVNDSGQPPQSTTALLHVFVNESLSNATVVESQVARSLHTPLAQDIAGDPSYELSKQRLSIVIGVVAGIMTVVLLILVVVMARYCRSKGKHGYEAGKKDHEDFFTPQQHDKAKKPKKDKKGKKGKQPLYSSIVTVEASKPNGQRYDSVNEKLSDSPSMGRYRSVNGGPGSPDLARHYKSSSPLPTVQLHPQSPTAGKKHQAVQELPPANTFVGAGDNISIGSDHCSEYSCQASSKYSKQLLRVLPQKLIPCLMGNEHPLHGFPTSTFLISCRWRRLSLCMFE, encoded by the coding sequence ATGGGGAAGATGCGGACTCTCCTTGGCGTTatgcattgctgctgctgcttgctcctcctgcctgctccgCTCTGGGTCAGCCTGGCCGCGGCCAAGCAGCTGCTGAGGTACCGCCTGGCCGAGGAAGGACCCGCCGACATCCGCATCGGCAACGTGGCTTCGGACCTGGGCATCGTGACGGGCTCCGGGGAGGTGACATTCAGCCTGGAGTCGGGCTCCGACTACCTGAAGATCGATAACATGACCGGGGAGCTGAGCACCACGGAGCGGCGCATCGACCGCGAGAAGCTGCCGCAGTGCCAGATGATCTTCGACGAGAACGAGTGCTTCCTGGACTTCGAGGTCTCGGTCATCGGCCCCTCGcagagctgggtggacctcttCGAGGGCCGGGTCATCATCCTCGACATCAACGACAacacccccaccttcccctcGCCCGTCCTCACCCTCACCGTGGAGGAGAACCGGCCCGTGGGGACCCTCTACCTGCTCCCCACCGCCACCGACAGGGACTTCGGCCGCAACGGCATCGAGCGCTACGAGCTGCTGCAGGAGCCCGGCGGGGACGGGGGCAGACGCGGCGGCGGGGGGTCGGCGGCGGGCTCCGAGAGCGCCCTCTACCCGGGCGGCAGTAAGAGGCGGCAGGAGGCGGACGGGGCTGCCCGCAGCAGCGTGTTCGAGCTGCAGGTGGCCGACACGCCGGACGGGGAGAAGCAGCCGCAGCTGATTGTCAAGGGGGCGCTGGACCGAGAACAGAGGGACTCCTACGAGCTGAGCCTGAGGGTGCGGGACGGCGGCGACCCGGCCCGCTCCTCCCAGGCCATCCTGCGGGTGCTGATCACCGACGTGAACGACAACAGCCCCCGCTTCGAGAAGAGCGTCTACGAGGCGGACCTGGCGGAGAACAGCAGCCCCGGGACCCCCATCCTGCAGCTGCGGGCGGCCGACCTGGACGTGGGGGTGAACGGGCAGATCGAGTATGTCTTCGGGGCCGCCACCGAGTCGGTGCGGCGCCTGCTGCGGCTGGACGAGACCTCGGGCTGGCTCAGCGTCCTGCACCGCATCGACCGCGAGGAGGTGAACCAGCTGCGCTTCACCGTCATGGCCCGGGACCGCGGCCAGCCGCCCAAGACCGACAAGGCCACGGTGGTGCTCAACATCCGCGACGAGAACGACAACGTGCCCACCATCGACATCCGCAAGATCGGCCGCATCCCGCTGCGGGACGGGGTGGCCAGCGTGGCCGAGGACGTGCTGGTGGACACCCCCATCGCGCTGGTGCAGGTGTCGGACCGCGACCAGGGCGAGAACGGCGTGGTGACCTGCACGGTGGTGGGGGACGTGCCCTTCCAGCTCAAGCCGGCCAGCGAGGGCGAGGGCGAGCCGCAGAACAAGCGCAAGTACTTCCTGCACACCTCCGCCCCGCTGGACTACGAGGCCGTCCGGGACTACAACGTGGTGATCGTGGCGGTGGACtccggcagccccagcctgtccaGCAACAACTCGCTCCTGGTGCGGGTGGCCGACACGAACGACAACCCGCCGGTGTtcggccaggccctgctggaggTCTCCTTCCCGGAGAACAACGCGCCCGGCGAGCGGGTGGCCACGGTGGCGGCCACGGACGCGGACAGCGGCAAGAACGCGGAGCTGAGCTACTCGCTGGAGCCCTCGCCCCTCTCCGCCGAGGCGCCCGGCGGCGTCTTCAGCATCGACCCGGACTCCGGGGACGTGCTGGTGCAGGCGGTGCTGGACCGCGAGCAGCGCGACACCTACGAGTTCCAGGTGACGGCCCGGGACAAGGGGGTGCCGGCCCTGCAGGGCTCCACCACGGTGGTGGTGCGGGTGGCCGACCGCAACGACAACGAGCCGCGCTTCATGCAGGACGTGTTCACCTTCTACGTGAAGGAGAACCTGCAGCCCAACAGCCCCGTGGGCATGGTGACCGTCATGGACGCCGACCGGGGCCGCAACGCCGAGCTCAGCCTCTCCATCCAGCCCGGCGAGCAGGGCCAGGCCGCCGGCATCTTCTCCATCGAGAACGACACCGGCACCATCTACTCCACCGTCTCCTTCGACCGCGAGCTGCAGACCAGCTACACCTTCCGGGTCAAGGCGGTGGACGGCGGGGAGCCGCCCCGCTCGGCCACCGCCACCGTCTCGCTCTTCGTGATGGACGAGAACGACAACCCGCCGGCCGTCACCttccccagcaacagctcctacaccgtgctgcccccctccagcaaCCTGCGCACCGTGGTAGCCACCGTGCTGGCCACCGACGCGGACACGGGCCTCAACGCCGACCTCAACTACAGCATCGTGGGCGGCAACCCCTTCAAGCTCTTCGAGATCGACCCGGCCAGCGGCGTGGTGTCGCTGGTGGGCAAGCTGGCCCCCAAGCACCACGGCCTGCACCGCCTCGTGGTGCAGGTGAACGACAGCGGCCAGCCGCCCCAGTCCACCACCGCCTTGCTCCACGTCTTCGTCAACGAGAGCCTCTCCAACGCCACCGTGGTGGAGAGCCAGGTGGCCCGCAGCCTGCACACGCCCCTGGCCCAGGACATCGCCGGCGACCCCAGCTACGAGCTGAGCAAGCAGCGGCTCAGCATCGTCATCGGCGTGGTGGCCGGCATCATGACCGTGGTGCTGCTCATCCTGGTGGTGGTCATGGCCCGCTACTGCCGCTCCAAGGGCAAGCACGGCTACGAGGCGGGCAAGAAAGACCACGAGGACTTCTTCACCCCGCAGCAGCACGACAAGGCCAAGAAGCCCAAGAAGGACAAGAAGGGCAAGAAGGGGAAGCAGCCCCTCTACAGCAGCATCGTCACCGTGGAGGCCTCCAAGCCCAACGGGCAGCGCTACGACAGCGTCAACGAGAAGCTCTCCGACAGCCCCAGCATGGGCCGGTACCGCTCGGTCAACGGCGGCCCGGGCAGCCCGGACCTGGCCCGGCACTACAAATCCAGCTCGCCGCTGCCCACGGTCCAGCTTCACCCGCAGTCCCCCACCGCCGGGAAAAAGCACCAGGCCGTGCAGGAACTGCCCCCGGCCAATACTTTTGTGGGGGCCGGAGACAACATCTCCATTGGATCTGACCACTGCTCCGAGTACAGCTGTCAGGCCAGCAGCAAGTACAGCAAGCAG
- the PCDH7 gene encoding protocadherin-7 isoform X10, with the protein MGKMRTLLGVMHCCCCLLLLPAPLWVSLAAAKQLLRYRLAEEGPADIRIGNVASDLGIVTGSGEVTFSLESGSDYLKIDNMTGELSTTERRIDREKLPQCQMIFDENECFLDFEVSVIGPSQSWVDLFEGRVIILDINDNTPTFPSPVLTLTVEENRPVGTLYLLPTATDRDFGRNGIERYELLQEPGGDGGRRGGGGSAAGSESALYPGGSKRRQEADGAARSSVFELQVADTPDGEKQPQLIVKGALDREQRDSYELSLRVRDGGDPARSSQAILRVLITDVNDNSPRFEKSVYEADLAENSSPGTPILQLRAADLDVGVNGQIEYVFGAATESVRRLLRLDETSGWLSVLHRIDREEVNQLRFTVMARDRGQPPKTDKATVVLNIRDENDNVPTIDIRKIGRIPLRDGVASVAEDVLVDTPIALVQVSDRDQGENGVVTCTVVGDVPFQLKPASEGEGEPQNKRKYFLHTSAPLDYEAVRDYNVVIVAVDSGSPSLSSNNSLLVRVADTNDNPPVFGQALLEVSFPENNAPGERVATVAATDADSGKNAELSYSLEPSPLSAEAPGGVFSIDPDSGDVLVQAVLDREQRDTYEFQVTARDKGVPALQGSTTVVVRVADRNDNEPRFMQDVFTFYVKENLQPNSPVGMVTVMDADRGRNAELSLSIQPGEQGQAAGIFSIENDTGTIYSTVSFDRELQTSYTFRVKAVDGGEPPRSATATVSLFVMDENDNPPAVTFPSNSSYTVLPPSSNLRTVVATVLATDADTGLNADLNYSIVGGNPFKLFEIDPASGVVSLVGKLAPKHHGLHRLVVQVNDSGQPPQSTTALLHVFVNESLSNATVVESQVARSLHTPLAQDIAGDPSYELSKQRLSIVIGVVAGIMTVVLLILVVVMARYCRSKGKHGYEAGKKDHEDFFTPQQHDKAKKPKKDKKGKKGKQPLYSSIVTVEASKPNGQRYDSVNEKLSDSPSMGRYRSVNGGPGSPDLARHYKSSSPLPTVQLHPQSPTAGKKHQAVQELPPANTFVGAGDNISIGSDHCSEYSCQASSKYSKQVDTVQTTQPPGHTEESCKMNICARTGGLPLSPLLAVSCKW; encoded by the coding sequence ATGGGGAAGATGCGGACTCTCCTTGGCGTTatgcattgctgctgctgcttgctcctcctgcctgctccgCTCTGGGTCAGCCTGGCCGCGGCCAAGCAGCTGCTGAGGTACCGCCTGGCCGAGGAAGGACCCGCCGACATCCGCATCGGCAACGTGGCTTCGGACCTGGGCATCGTGACGGGCTCCGGGGAGGTGACATTCAGCCTGGAGTCGGGCTCCGACTACCTGAAGATCGATAACATGACCGGGGAGCTGAGCACCACGGAGCGGCGCATCGACCGCGAGAAGCTGCCGCAGTGCCAGATGATCTTCGACGAGAACGAGTGCTTCCTGGACTTCGAGGTCTCGGTCATCGGCCCCTCGcagagctgggtggacctcttCGAGGGCCGGGTCATCATCCTCGACATCAACGACAacacccccaccttcccctcGCCCGTCCTCACCCTCACCGTGGAGGAGAACCGGCCCGTGGGGACCCTCTACCTGCTCCCCACCGCCACCGACAGGGACTTCGGCCGCAACGGCATCGAGCGCTACGAGCTGCTGCAGGAGCCCGGCGGGGACGGGGGCAGACGCGGCGGCGGGGGGTCGGCGGCGGGCTCCGAGAGCGCCCTCTACCCGGGCGGCAGTAAGAGGCGGCAGGAGGCGGACGGGGCTGCCCGCAGCAGCGTGTTCGAGCTGCAGGTGGCCGACACGCCGGACGGGGAGAAGCAGCCGCAGCTGATTGTCAAGGGGGCGCTGGACCGAGAACAGAGGGACTCCTACGAGCTGAGCCTGAGGGTGCGGGACGGCGGCGACCCGGCCCGCTCCTCCCAGGCCATCCTGCGGGTGCTGATCACCGACGTGAACGACAACAGCCCCCGCTTCGAGAAGAGCGTCTACGAGGCGGACCTGGCGGAGAACAGCAGCCCCGGGACCCCCATCCTGCAGCTGCGGGCGGCCGACCTGGACGTGGGGGTGAACGGGCAGATCGAGTATGTCTTCGGGGCCGCCACCGAGTCGGTGCGGCGCCTGCTGCGGCTGGACGAGACCTCGGGCTGGCTCAGCGTCCTGCACCGCATCGACCGCGAGGAGGTGAACCAGCTGCGCTTCACCGTCATGGCCCGGGACCGCGGCCAGCCGCCCAAGACCGACAAGGCCACGGTGGTGCTCAACATCCGCGACGAGAACGACAACGTGCCCACCATCGACATCCGCAAGATCGGCCGCATCCCGCTGCGGGACGGGGTGGCCAGCGTGGCCGAGGACGTGCTGGTGGACACCCCCATCGCGCTGGTGCAGGTGTCGGACCGCGACCAGGGCGAGAACGGCGTGGTGACCTGCACGGTGGTGGGGGACGTGCCCTTCCAGCTCAAGCCGGCCAGCGAGGGCGAGGGCGAGCCGCAGAACAAGCGCAAGTACTTCCTGCACACCTCCGCCCCGCTGGACTACGAGGCCGTCCGGGACTACAACGTGGTGATCGTGGCGGTGGACtccggcagccccagcctgtccaGCAACAACTCGCTCCTGGTGCGGGTGGCCGACACGAACGACAACCCGCCGGTGTtcggccaggccctgctggaggTCTCCTTCCCGGAGAACAACGCGCCCGGCGAGCGGGTGGCCACGGTGGCGGCCACGGACGCGGACAGCGGCAAGAACGCGGAGCTGAGCTACTCGCTGGAGCCCTCGCCCCTCTCCGCCGAGGCGCCCGGCGGCGTCTTCAGCATCGACCCGGACTCCGGGGACGTGCTGGTGCAGGCGGTGCTGGACCGCGAGCAGCGCGACACCTACGAGTTCCAGGTGACGGCCCGGGACAAGGGGGTGCCGGCCCTGCAGGGCTCCACCACGGTGGTGGTGCGGGTGGCCGACCGCAACGACAACGAGCCGCGCTTCATGCAGGACGTGTTCACCTTCTACGTGAAGGAGAACCTGCAGCCCAACAGCCCCGTGGGCATGGTGACCGTCATGGACGCCGACCGGGGCCGCAACGCCGAGCTCAGCCTCTCCATCCAGCCCGGCGAGCAGGGCCAGGCCGCCGGCATCTTCTCCATCGAGAACGACACCGGCACCATCTACTCCACCGTCTCCTTCGACCGCGAGCTGCAGACCAGCTACACCTTCCGGGTCAAGGCGGTGGACGGCGGGGAGCCGCCCCGCTCGGCCACCGCCACCGTCTCGCTCTTCGTGATGGACGAGAACGACAACCCGCCGGCCGTCACCttccccagcaacagctcctacaccgtgctgcccccctccagcaaCCTGCGCACCGTGGTAGCCACCGTGCTGGCCACCGACGCGGACACGGGCCTCAACGCCGACCTCAACTACAGCATCGTGGGCGGCAACCCCTTCAAGCTCTTCGAGATCGACCCGGCCAGCGGCGTGGTGTCGCTGGTGGGCAAGCTGGCCCCCAAGCACCACGGCCTGCACCGCCTCGTGGTGCAGGTGAACGACAGCGGCCAGCCGCCCCAGTCCACCACCGCCTTGCTCCACGTCTTCGTCAACGAGAGCCTCTCCAACGCCACCGTGGTGGAGAGCCAGGTGGCCCGCAGCCTGCACACGCCCCTGGCCCAGGACATCGCCGGCGACCCCAGCTACGAGCTGAGCAAGCAGCGGCTCAGCATCGTCATCGGCGTGGTGGCCGGCATCATGACCGTGGTGCTGCTCATCCTGGTGGTGGTCATGGCCCGCTACTGCCGCTCCAAGGGCAAGCACGGCTACGAGGCGGGCAAGAAAGACCACGAGGACTTCTTCACCCCGCAGCAGCACGACAAGGCCAAGAAGCCCAAGAAGGACAAGAAGGGCAAGAAGGGGAAGCAGCCCCTCTACAGCAGCATCGTCACCGTGGAGGCCTCCAAGCCCAACGGGCAGCGCTACGACAGCGTCAACGAGAAGCTCTCCGACAGCCCCAGCATGGGCCGGTACCGCTCGGTCAACGGCGGCCCGGGCAGCCCGGACCTGGCCCGGCACTACAAATCCAGCTCGCCGCTGCCCACGGTCCAGCTTCACCCGCAGTCCCCCACCGCCGGGAAAAAGCACCAGGCCGTGCAGGAACTGCCCCCGGCCAATACTTTTGTGGGGGCCGGAGACAACATCTCCATTGGATCTGACCACTGCTCCGAGTACAGCTGTCAGGCCAGCAGCAAGTACAGCAAGCAG